A region from the Planctomycetota bacterium genome encodes:
- a CDS encoding (5-formylfuran-3-yl)methyl phosphate synthase, with product MTQLLVSVRDAVEAERALRGGAALIDVKEPAHGSLGAASIDTVRQVAAAVAGRVPLSVALGELRDVAGDAPLPAWPAGVGFAKLGLAGLAERSDWQLGWGRTLVTWPALVTPVAVAYADWQQAGAPSPQAILDVGAALGCGALLLDTFDKSRGRLLDYLSLDALLPIVRAARHRELLVVLAGSLRLEDVDLLLPLAPDYLAVRGAVCHGDRNDTLDEQLVAQWCERLECSRRGRNQAVKSVGQASA from the coding sequence ATGACCCAGTTGCTGGTCAGCGTGCGCGACGCGGTCGAAGCCGAGCGAGCGCTGCGCGGCGGCGCGGCCTTGATCGACGTCAAGGAGCCGGCCCACGGTTCGTTGGGGGCCGCGTCAATCGACACGGTGCGCCAGGTGGCCGCCGCGGTTGCTGGTCGCGTGCCGCTCAGCGTGGCGCTGGGAGAGCTGCGTGACGTCGCTGGCGATGCGCCGTTGCCGGCGTGGCCGGCCGGCGTTGGCTTCGCCAAGCTAGGGCTGGCTGGCTTGGCCGAGCGCAGCGATTGGCAACTCGGGTGGGGCCGCACGCTCGTCACCTGGCCGGCCCTCGTCACACCGGTGGCCGTCGCCTACGCCGACTGGCAACAGGCCGGCGCGCCGTCGCCACAGGCGATCTTGGACGTCGGCGCGGCCTTGGGCTGTGGCGCGCTGTTGCTCGACACCTTCGACAAATCGCGGGGACGGTTGCTCGATTACCTGTCGCTCGACGCGCTGTTGCCGATTGTCCGCGCGGCACGGCATCGCGAGTTGCTGGTCGTGCTGGCCGGATCATTGCGACTGGAAGATGTTGATTTGCTGCTGCCTTTAGCACCCGATTATCTGGCCGTGCGCGGAGCGGTCTGTCACGGCGATCGAAATGACACACTCGACGAGCAACTGGTCGCTCAGTGGTGCGAGCGTTTAGAGTGTTCCCGTCGTGGACGCAATCAAGCGGTGAAATCCGTAGGTCAGGCCTCGGCCTGA
- the dusB gene encoding tRNA dihydrouridine synthase DusB: MVGRVTPITKSELSPAAVDVGFEVRGFEVRPLRIGPLVIDPPILQAPMAGYTNYAYRQIVRQFGGAGLQATEMVSARGFLSIEEHKDDFPERLWGVKDEARPLAVQIWDNDPETLAKVGARLAHEFRVSVVDINFGCPVKQITAEAHSGSYLLRWPDRIGAIVERVSQACAPVPVTAKIRLGCTRDCINAIDVAHAVEGAGGAALTVHGRTAADFFKGSADWDQIARVKQAMQRIPLIGNGDLDSPQKVVHALRTYGVDGVMIARAALNKPWLFRQSCAALRGEPIPRDLTLDEERALLLEHFQLVVVRFGEQKGTVLMRKFACCYAQGRPGAREFRTRVAHVTSPAEFHDVVERHFPRCETLTPH; the protein is encoded by the coding sequence ATGGTCGGCCGTGTCACTCCCATCACCAAGTCTGAGTTGTCGCCGGCCGCGGTCGACGTAGGGTTCGAGGTCCGCGGGTTCGAGGTCCGCCCGTTGCGGATCGGCCCGCTGGTGATCGATCCGCCGATTCTGCAAGCGCCGATGGCGGGCTACACCAACTACGCCTATCGCCAGATCGTGCGCCAGTTCGGCGGCGCTGGCCTGCAAGCCACCGAGATGGTCAGCGCCCGGGGTTTTCTCTCGATCGAGGAACACAAGGACGATTTCCCGGAACGGCTCTGGGGGGTGAAAGACGAGGCGCGTCCGCTGGCCGTGCAGATTTGGGACAACGATCCCGAGACGCTGGCCAAGGTGGGAGCCCGGCTGGCGCACGAGTTCCGTGTGAGCGTCGTCGATATCAACTTTGGCTGCCCGGTGAAGCAGATCACGGCCGAAGCCCACAGCGGTTCCTACCTGTTGCGGTGGCCCGATCGCATTGGCGCGATTGTCGAGCGCGTCAGTCAGGCCTGCGCCCCGGTGCCGGTGACGGCCAAGATTCGCTTGGGCTGCACGCGCGACTGCATTAACGCCATCGATGTGGCCCACGCGGTTGAAGGGGCCGGCGGGGCGGCCTTGACCGTGCATGGGCGGACGGCGGCCGACTTCTTCAAAGGCTCGGCCGATTGGGACCAGATCGCCCGCGTGAAGCAAGCCATGCAGCGGATTCCGCTGATCGGCAACGGCGACTTGGATTCGCCCCAGAAGGTCGTCCACGCGCTGCGCACGTACGGCGTGGACGGCGTGATGATCGCGCGGGCGGCGCTGAACAAGCCCTGGCTGTTCCGGCAATCATGCGCTGCGCTGCGCGGCGAGCCGATTCCGCGGGATCTGACGCTCGACGAAGAACGCGCGCTGTTGCTTGAGCACTTTCAATTGGTCGTCGTCAGGTTCGGCGAGCAAAAGGGGACCGTGCTGATGCGCAAGTTCGCCTGCTGCTACGCCCAGGGGCGGCCCGGTGCGCGCGAGTTTCGCACCCGCGTCGCGCATGTCACTTCGCCGGCCGAGTTTCATGACGTGGTCGAGCGCCACTTCCCGCGCTGCGAGACGTTGACGCCGCACTAG
- a CDS encoding DNA adenine methylase: MRKPTATAQPTTQLSLGGAKPLAEHPGYLSRQLITYLGNKRSLLHHIGAAVERVKRRLRKERLRCFDVFSGSGVVSRLLKGHSSLLVSNDLEDYAAITSRCFLANRSQLDLPLLAEVVDDLNRRVVADDLPTGFIEEMYAPQDEHRITRHDRVFYTRDNARRIDVYRQLIDAAPRELRDFLLGPLLSEASIHANTAGVFKGFYKNRATKIGQFGGSGADALVRIKGKIELDVPVLSNFECPCQVLQMDAIAAAQAAPAVDLAYLDPPYNQHPYGSNYFMLNLIARYQRPAAVSRVSGIPENWNRSGYNVRSESLPLMRSLIERIDAPFLLVSFNNEGFIKPAEMRELLDSVGRVEVLELPYNAFRGSRSFENRPLHVTEHLFLVERS, translated from the coding sequence ATGCGCAAACCCACGGCCACGGCCCAGCCGACGACGCAACTCTCCCTTGGGGGCGCAAAGCCGTTGGCCGAACATCCCGGCTATCTCTCCCGGCAGCTAATCACCTACCTGGGGAACAAGCGGTCGCTGCTGCACCACATCGGGGCGGCTGTCGAGCGCGTGAAGCGCCGGCTGCGCAAGGAACGGCTCCGCTGCTTCGACGTGTTCAGTGGCTCGGGCGTGGTCTCGCGGCTGCTCAAGGGCCACAGCTCGCTGCTGGTGAGCAACGACCTGGAGGACTACGCGGCCATCACCAGTCGCTGTTTTCTGGCCAATCGCAGCCAGCTCGACCTGCCGCTGCTCGCCGAAGTTGTCGACGATCTGAACCGGCGGGTGGTCGCCGATGACCTGCCCACGGGTTTTATCGAGGAGATGTACGCCCCGCAGGACGAGCATCGCATCACCAGGCACGACCGCGTGTTCTACACGCGTGACAACGCGCGGCGGATCGACGTCTATCGACAACTGATCGACGCCGCCCCGCGCGAACTGCGCGATTTCCTGCTCGGCCCGCTGCTCAGCGAAGCGTCCATTCATGCCAACACCGCGGGCGTGTTCAAAGGTTTCTACAAGAATCGCGCCACCAAAATCGGCCAATTCGGCGGCAGCGGCGCCGACGCGCTCGTACGCATCAAGGGCAAGATCGAACTCGACGTGCCCGTGCTAAGCAACTTCGAGTGCCCCTGCCAGGTGTTGCAGATGGACGCGATCGCCGCGGCCCAGGCGGCTCCGGCGGTCGATCTGGCCTACCTCGACCCGCCGTATAACCAGCACCCTTACGGTTCGAACTATTTCATGCTCAACCTGATCGCCCGGTATCAGCGGCCGGCCGCCGTGAGCCGCGTCTCGGGCATTCCCGAGAACTGGAATCGCTCGGGCTACAACGTCCGCTCTGAATCATTGCCCTTGATGCGCTCGTTGATCGAGCGGATCGACGCGCCATTTCTGCTGGTCTCGTTCAACAACGAAGGCTTCATCAAGCCGGCCGAGATGCGCGAGCTGCTCGACTCGGTGGGCCGCGTCGAGGTGCTGGAACTGCCCTACAACGCATTTCGCGGCAGCCGCAGCTTTGAGAACCGCCCCCTCCACGTCACCGAGCACTTGTTCCTGGTGGAACGGAGTTGA